CCGGGGGACCCGGGGGGACATGGGAGGGGATTTTGCCGTGGTGGAGCGGGCCCTTCTGCATGTTTTCCACCGCTTCGCCAATGAAGGCACTGAAGCGGACATAACAGGTGGCGCAGCCGAGGCGTCCAGTCTTGCGCACGTCGCCCAGGGTGCAACCGCATTGCGGGCAGGGCCCGGGATCATCCTCACCAGCCACTCCGGTAAAATTCGGCGGGGTTTCCCCGCTTTCGATGCTGGCGCTCTTGAGCAGGAGATCGGCCAGGGCGAAGGGCTCGTTGCTGGTCACACCCAGTTCACGCGCGCACTTCTCGCAGAGATCGATCTTCTGTAGTTTCCCCGCGACCA
The sequence above is a segment of the Candidatus Methylacidiphilales bacterium genome. Coding sequences within it:
- a CDS encoding UvrB/UvrC motif-containing protein, which gives rise to MGAAGGQTHGSLMHCERCQKDAAKVFLTQMVAGKLQKIDLCEKCARELGVTSNEPFALADLLLKSASIESGETPPNFTGVAGEDDPGPCPQCGCTLGDVRKTGRLGCATCYVRFSAFIGEAVENMQKGPLHHGKIPSHVPPGPPARRQELEQELARAIRAEDYEEAARLRDRLRELGATV